A genomic window from Gossypium hirsutum isolate 1008001.06 chromosome D12, Gossypium_hirsutum_v2.1, whole genome shotgun sequence includes:
- the LOC107946487 gene encoding uncharacterized protein codes for MAHRLTHRRSLPVPEPNPSSHPFDPTLKKSPKPTITTHPTTRSSDPLMASKKPFFITNRFSRLNLNHKTQKPTNTQHSRDIHLQAKALTVSADADSSMFSLIKANHLLAHEKAKESLKESVRKASKDLGRKKQQQQQHHQSSVFDSKKLALTVKEKQLKKRDEGHDNDDMKKASASLGRRRSLGGSQVELGDILANCGVKIVSVDMPPFMQIHAVDCARKTHDSLEKFTSKALALTLKKEFDGVYGPAWHCIVGTSFGSFVTHSVGGFLYFSMDQKLYVLLFKTSVQRAD; via the exons ATGGCTCACCGCCTCACTCACCGCCGCAGCTTACCGGTACCGGAACCCAACCCATCTTCCCATCCCTTTGATCCCACCCTAAAAAAGTCGCCCAAACCTACCATAACCACTCATCCAACAACCCGAAGCTCAGATCCGTTAATGGCTTCCAAGAAGCCCTTTTTCATCACCAATCGCTTCTCCAGATTGAACCTCAATCACAAAACCCAAAAACCTACCAACACCCAACACAGTAGAGACATCCATTTACAAGCCAAAGCTTTGACAGTTTCAGCTGATGCTGATTCCTCCATGTTTTCACTTATCAAAGCAAACCATCTGCTGGCCCATGAAAAGGCTAAAGAGTCATTAAAAGAATCGGTCAGGAAAGCGTCAAAGGATTTGGGTAGAAAGaaacagcaacaacaacaacatcaCCAAAGTTCAGTATTTGATAGCAAGAAATTAGCTTTGACGGTGAAGGAGAAACAGTTGAAGAAACGAGATGAAGGGCATGATAATGATGATATGAAGAAGGCTTCAGCTTCATTAGGCAGAAGGAGATCCTTAGGCGGTTCACAAGTAGAGTTGGGTGATATTCTTGCAAATTGTGGTGTCAAAATTGTTTCAGTTGATATGCCACCGTTTATGCAGATCCATGCGGTTGATTGTGCAAGAAAGACTCACGATAGCCTTGAAAAGTTCACTTCTAAAGCCCTTGCCCTCACTCTCAAGAAG GAGTTTGATGGTGTCTATGGACCGGCATGGCATTGTATTGTGGGGACGAGTTTTGGGTCTTTTGTAACACATTCAGTTGGTGGGTTTCTCTATTTCTCAATGGATCAAAAGTTATATGTCCTCTTGTTTAAGACAAGTGTCCAAAGAGCTGATTGA